The Flavobacterium commune genome contains a region encoding:
- the rplD gene encoding 50S ribosomal protein L4, with protein sequence MEVKVLDFNGKDTGRKVQLSDSVFAIEPNNHAVYLDVKQYLANQRQGTHKAKERAEVAGSTRKIKKQKGTGTARAGSAKSPVFKGGGTIFGPRPRSYSFKLNKSLKRLARKSAFSIKAKESNIIVLEDFNFEAPNTKNFINVLKALELENKKSLFVLGNTNKNVYLSSRNLKASNVVSSSELSTYDILNANNLVLLESSLEVIEENLSK encoded by the coding sequence ATGGAAGTAAAAGTATTAGATTTCAACGGAAAAGATACTGGAAGAAAAGTTCAACTTTCTGATTCAGTATTCGCAATTGAACCAAATAATCACGCTGTATATCTTGATGTTAAGCAATATCTTGCTAATCAAAGACAAGGAACGCATAAAGCTAAAGAAAGAGCTGAAGTAGCGGGAAGTACGCGTAAGATTAAAAAACAAAAAGGTACAGGTACTGCTCGTGCAGGATCTGCTAAATCACCTGTTTTTAAAGGTGGAGGAACTATTTTCGGGCCTAGACCAAGAAGTTATTCATTCAAATTGAATAAAAGCTTGAAGCGTTTGGCAAGAAAATCGGCGTTCTCGATAAAAGCAAAAGAGTCAAATATTATTGTTCTTGAAGACTTTAATTTTGAAGCTCCAAACACTAAAAATTTCATTAACGTTTTGAAAGCTTTAGAGTTAGAAAATAAAAAATCTCTATTTGTATTGGGTAATACCAATAAAAATGTATATTTGTCGTCACGTAATTTAAAAGCGTCTAACGTTGTAAGTAGTTCGGAATTAAGTACTTACGATATTTTAAATGCTAATAATTTAGTGCTTTTGGAGAGTTCTTTGGAAGTAATTGAAGAAAATTTAAGTAAATAA
- the rplC gene encoding 50S ribosomal protein L3 — translation MSGLIGRKIGMTSLFDENGKNIPCTVIEAGPCVVTQVRTKEVDGYEALQLGFDDKNEKHSTKAALGHFKKAGTVAKKKVVEFKEFATEQKLGDLIDVSIFAEGEFVDVQGVSKGKGFQGVVKRHGFGGVGQATHGQHNRLRAPGSVGASSYPSRVFKGMRMAGRMGGENVKVQNLRVLKVVADKNLLVIKGCVPGHNNSYVIIQK, via the coding sequence ATGTCTGGGTTAATTGGTAGAAAAATCGGCATGACTAGTCTTTTTGATGAGAACGGGAAGAATATTCCTTGTACTGTTATTGAGGCAGGTCCATGTGTTGTTACCCAAGTCAGAACCAAAGAGGTTGACGGGTATGAAGCGTTGCAACTTGGTTTCGATGACAAAAACGAGAAACATTCCACTAAAGCGGCTTTAGGTCACTTTAAAAAAGCAGGAACTGTTGCTAAGAAAAAAGTCGTTGAATTCAAAGAATTTGCAACTGAACAAAAATTAGGAGATCTTATTGATGTTTCTATTTTTGCTGAAGGAGAATTTGTAGATGTACAAGGTGTGTCTAAAGGTAAAGGTTTTCAAGGGGTTGTAAAACGTCACGGTTTTGGTGGTGTTGGTCAAGCAACTCATGGTCAACATAACCGTTTAAGAGCGCCAGGTTCTGTGGGGGCTTCTTCTTATCCATCTAGAGTATTCAAAGGAATGCGTATGGCTGGAAGAATGGGAGGAGAAAATGTAAAAGTTCAAAACCTTAGAGTTTTAAAAGTAGTGGCTGATAAGAACCTACTTGTTATTAAAGGATGTGTTCCTGGTCATAACAACTCTTATGTAATCATTCAGAAGTAA
- the rpsJ gene encoding 30S ribosomal protein S10 — protein MSQKIRIKLKSYDHMLVDKSAEKIVKTVKTTGAVVTGPIPLPTHKKLFTVLRSPHVNKKAREQFEVMSYKRLIDIYSSSSKTIDALMKLELPSGVEVEIKV, from the coding sequence ATGAGTCAAAAAATCAGAATAAAATTAAAATCTTACGATCATATGTTGGTAGATAAGTCTGCTGAAAAGATTGTAAAAACGGTTAAGACTACCGGAGCAGTTGTAACAGGGCCAATTCCTTTGCCAACTCACAAAAAATTGTTTACTGTATTGCGTTCTCCGCACGTAAACAAAAAAGCTAGAGAGCAATTTGAAGTAATGTCATATAAGAGATTAATTGATATTTATTCATCTTCATCTAAAACTATCGATGCTTTAATGAAATTAGAATTACCTAGTGGAGTTGAAGTAGAAATCAAAGTTTAA